One genomic window of Melanotaenia boesemani isolate fMelBoe1 chromosome 20, fMelBoe1.pri, whole genome shotgun sequence includes the following:
- the ddhd1a gene encoding phospholipase DDHD1 isoform X2 — MSSFNITPNTSTLGSSLSTDSKGPTVSVGTGNNKEWALGSDVFSCCHEMSFMDDSMQAGMSSVQSGLDGHLPLLHTRHQGAQDGLLLDLSSPGNYLDSSSLEYRDNDGNNAGPLYERRKRSRSNSSRHRFNEVVTELVPEEVRWFYKEDKKTWKPFLGHDSLKIELMYRKYCELNPSVLRYRVSSGEEDGSSKGPESPGLNGAVPETRTSSVDEGRGSLDTSTVSSEERDPHNIEINVEPVCVRGGLYEVDLKERECYPVYWKQQDHIPVMRGQWFIDGTWLPLDEEESDLIEQEHLNHFRGQHTQDTFETDLVVKTVDSKDAIHSLKLSRTHVDWHSVDEVYLYSDATTSKIARTVTQKLGFSKASSSGTRLHRGYVEEASPEDRPPQTTHIVFVVHGIGQKMDQGRIIKNTGMLREGVRKMEEKHFSEHNDEHVEFLPVEWRSKLTLDGDTVDSITPDKVRGLRDLLNSSAMDIMYYNSPLYRDEITKGLTQELNKLYSLFCSRNPEFEEKGGKVSIVSHSLGCVITYDIVTGWDPVRFCMQEHCAVEEELDLRWMSYEERQLLEQLRLTRNRMRELENQLVTLEASKPSAPPALKFKVENFFCMGSPLAVFLALRGIRPGTSCHQDHILPTSICKRLFNVFHPTDPVAYRLEPLILKHYSNIAPVQIHWCSATNPTPYDEIRPTFLNPVKDPTSDTESIPSPSTSPVLPRKAYGESITSLGKASILGAASIGKGIGGILFSRFSRSNSQPSVSLGSDGGANAEEEEQKRTESQSAYGLSSMIRPTSPSSETSLELERRIDFELREGLVESRYWSAVTSHTGYWCSHDIALFLLTFIYEQKSTSSDPVEETSEPD, encoded by the exons ATGAGCAGCTTTAACATTACACCCAACACCTCCACATTAGGCTCTTCCTTGAGCACAGATAGTAAAGGGCCAACGGTCAGCGTTGGCACTGGTAACAATAAGGAGTGGGCTTTGGGAAGCGATGTTTTTTCGTGCTGTCACGAGATGAGTTTTATGGACGATTCGATGCAGGCAGGGATGTCTTCAGTCCAGTCGGGGCTAGACGGACACCTGCCGCTTTTACACACCCGGCACCAAGGCGCCCAGGACGGTTTGTTATTGGACCTGAGTTCCCCAGGAAACTACCTCGACAGCAGCTCACTGGAGTACAGAGACAACGATGGGAACAACGCCGGTCCGTTGTACGAGAGGAGGAAAAGGTCTAGATCCAACAGCTCTAGACATAGATTCAACGAAGTAGTCACAGAGCTAGTTCCGGAGGAGGTTCGGTGGTTTTacaaagaggacaaaaaaacatggaaacctTTCCTTGGACATGACTCACTTAAAATTGAACTAATGTATAGGAAATACTGCGAGCTGAACCCTAGTGTACTACGATACCGGGTTAGCAGTGGTGAGGAGGATGGCAGCAGTAAAGGTCCAGAGAGTCCAGGGTTGAATGGAGCAGTACCAGAGACTAGGACCAGCAGTGTAGACGAAGGCCGAGGGTCTCTGGACACATCCACTGTGTCATCTGAAGAACGAGACCCACATAACATTGAAATCAACGTAGAACCAGTTTGTGTTCGTGGTGGTCTCTATGAGGTTGACTTAAAAGAGAGGGAATGTTATCCTGTCTACTGGAAGC AACAAGACCATATTCCTGTTATGAGAGGCCAGTGGTTCATTGATGGTACTTGGCTGCCTTTAGATGAAGAAGAGAGTGATCTCATTGAGCAGGAACACCTGAACCATTTCCGAGGGCAGCATACACAGGACACCTTTGAAACGGATTTAGTGGTGAAGACCGTTGATAGCAAAGATG CCATCCACAGTCTGAAGCTGAGTCGGACACACGTGGATTGGCACAGTGTGGATGAGGTCTACCTCTACAGCGATGCTACCACTTCCAAAATTGCCCGCACTGTCACTCAGAAACTGGGCTTTTCCAAAG CCTCAAGCAGTGGAACGCGGCTCCATCGGGGTTATGTTGAGGAGGCCTCACCTGAGGACAGACCCCCTCAGACGACACACATTGTTTTTGTGGTGCATGGAATTGGACAGAAAATGGACCAGGGACGCATTATTAAAAATACTGGAAT GTTGAGGGAGGGTGTgagaaagatggaggagaagCACTTTTCAGAGCACAATGATGAACATGTGGAATTTCTTCCTGTCGAGTGGCGTTCCAAACTCACATTGGATGGAG ATACAGTCGACTCGATCACACCAGACAAAGTGAGAGGACTGAGAGACCTTCTTAACAGCAGTGCCATGGACATCATGTACTATAACAGCCCTCTTTACCGAGATGAA ATTACCAAAGGTCTCACACAGGAGCTGAACAAACTGTACTCACTCTTCTGTTCACGGAACCCTGAGTTTGAGGAAAAGGGCGGCAAAGTGTCCATCGTGTCTCACTCCCTCGGCTGTGTCATCACCTATGACATCGTAACAGGATGGGACCCCGTACGCTTTTGTATGCAGGAGCATTGTGCTGTGGAAGAAGAATTGGACTTGCGTTGGATGTCTTATGAGGAGAGGCAACTTTTAGAGCAGCTAAGGCTCACAAGGAATAG GATGCGAGAGCTGGAAAATCAACTTGTCACACTGGAGGCATCTAAGCCCTCAGCCCCCCCAGCACTCAAATTCAAG GTAGAGAACTTCTTCTGCATGGGTTCTCCTCTGGCAGTGTTCTTGGCCTTGAGGGGGATCCGCCCAGGTACCAGCTGCCACCAGGACCACATTTTACCCACCTCCATCTGCAAGCGGCTTTTTAACGTCTTCCATCCCACGGATCCCGTG GCTTACAGACTGGAGCCCCTCATCCTCAAACACTACAGCAACATTGCACCTGTTCAGATACACTG GTGTAGCGCCACTAACCCTACACCCTACGATGAAATCCGGCCTACTTTTCTCAACCCTGTCAAAGATCCAACATCAGACACTGAGAGCATCCCCAGCCCGAGTACTTCGCCTGTCCTACCACGCAAGGCCTATGGAGAGTCTATTACCAGTCTGGGCAAGGCCAGCATACTTG GTGCAGCAAGCATAGGAAAGGGAATAGGAGGCATCCTCTTTTCACGTTTTTCCCGCTCAAACAGCCAGCCTTCAGTGTCCTTAGGATCTGACGGAGGGGCAAATGctgaagaagaggagcagaagcGTACAGAAAGCCAGTCAGCCTATGGTCTGTCCAGCATGATTCGACCCACCTCCCCCAGTAGTGAAACATCAT TGGAGCTCGAGAGACGCATCGACTTTGAACTCCGGGAAGGTCTGGTAGAGAGTCGCTATTGGTCAGCAGTTACATCACACACAGGCTACTGGTGCTCTCACGATATAGCACTCTTCTTGTTGACCTTCATATATGAGCAGAAGTCGACATCCTCTGATCCAGTGGAGGAGACTTCAGAGCCAGACTGA
- the ddhd1a gene encoding phospholipase DDHD1 isoform X1: MSSFNITPNTSTLGSSLSTDSKGPTVSVGTGNNKEWALGSDVFSCCHEMSFMDDSMQAGMSSVQSGLDGHLPLLHTRHQGAQDGLLLDLSSPGNYLDSSSLEYRDNDGNNAGPLYERRKRSRSNSSRHRFNEVVTELVPEEVRWFYKEDKKTWKPFLGHDSLKIELMYRKYCELNPSVLRYRVSSGEEDGSSKGPESPGLNGAVPETRTSSVDEGRGSLDTSTVSSEERDPHNIEINVEPVCVRGGLYEVDLKERECYPVYWKQQDHIPVMRGQWFIDGTWLPLDEEESDLIEQEHLNHFRGQHTQDTFETDLVVKTVDSKDVLSHLPPFYLPFLFKWSGYQTSAKTTCHKRKRCQAIHSLKLSRTHVDWHSVDEVYLYSDATTSKIARTVTQKLGFSKASSSGTRLHRGYVEEASPEDRPPQTTHIVFVVHGIGQKMDQGRIIKNTGMLREGVRKMEEKHFSEHNDEHVEFLPVEWRSKLTLDGDTVDSITPDKVRGLRDLLNSSAMDIMYYNSPLYRDEITKGLTQELNKLYSLFCSRNPEFEEKGGKVSIVSHSLGCVITYDIVTGWDPVRFCMQEHCAVEEELDLRWMSYEERQLLEQLRLTRNRMRELENQLVTLEASKPSAPPALKFKVENFFCMGSPLAVFLALRGIRPGTSCHQDHILPTSICKRLFNVFHPTDPVAYRLEPLILKHYSNIAPVQIHWCSATNPTPYDEIRPTFLNPVKDPTSDTESIPSPSTSPVLPRKAYGESITSLGKASILGAASIGKGIGGILFSRFSRSNSQPSVSLGSDGGANAEEEEQKRTESQSAYGLSSMIRPTSPSSETSLELERRIDFELREGLVESRYWSAVTSHTGYWCSHDIALFLLTFIYEQKSTSSDPVEETSEPD; this comes from the exons ATGAGCAGCTTTAACATTACACCCAACACCTCCACATTAGGCTCTTCCTTGAGCACAGATAGTAAAGGGCCAACGGTCAGCGTTGGCACTGGTAACAATAAGGAGTGGGCTTTGGGAAGCGATGTTTTTTCGTGCTGTCACGAGATGAGTTTTATGGACGATTCGATGCAGGCAGGGATGTCTTCAGTCCAGTCGGGGCTAGACGGACACCTGCCGCTTTTACACACCCGGCACCAAGGCGCCCAGGACGGTTTGTTATTGGACCTGAGTTCCCCAGGAAACTACCTCGACAGCAGCTCACTGGAGTACAGAGACAACGATGGGAACAACGCCGGTCCGTTGTACGAGAGGAGGAAAAGGTCTAGATCCAACAGCTCTAGACATAGATTCAACGAAGTAGTCACAGAGCTAGTTCCGGAGGAGGTTCGGTGGTTTTacaaagaggacaaaaaaacatggaaacctTTCCTTGGACATGACTCACTTAAAATTGAACTAATGTATAGGAAATACTGCGAGCTGAACCCTAGTGTACTACGATACCGGGTTAGCAGTGGTGAGGAGGATGGCAGCAGTAAAGGTCCAGAGAGTCCAGGGTTGAATGGAGCAGTACCAGAGACTAGGACCAGCAGTGTAGACGAAGGCCGAGGGTCTCTGGACACATCCACTGTGTCATCTGAAGAACGAGACCCACATAACATTGAAATCAACGTAGAACCAGTTTGTGTTCGTGGTGGTCTCTATGAGGTTGACTTAAAAGAGAGGGAATGTTATCCTGTCTACTGGAAGC AACAAGACCATATTCCTGTTATGAGAGGCCAGTGGTTCATTGATGGTACTTGGCTGCCTTTAGATGAAGAAGAGAGTGATCTCATTGAGCAGGAACACCTGAACCATTTCCGAGGGCAGCATACACAGGACACCTTTGAAACGGATTTAGTGGTGAAGACCGTTGATAGCAAAGATG TTCTCTCCCACCTGCCCCCTTTCTACCTCCCTTTTCTGTTCAAATGGAGTGGATATCAGACGAGTGCTAAAACTACATGTCACAAGCGCAAACGCTGCCAAG CCATCCACAGTCTGAAGCTGAGTCGGACACACGTGGATTGGCACAGTGTGGATGAGGTCTACCTCTACAGCGATGCTACCACTTCCAAAATTGCCCGCACTGTCACTCAGAAACTGGGCTTTTCCAAAG CCTCAAGCAGTGGAACGCGGCTCCATCGGGGTTATGTTGAGGAGGCCTCACCTGAGGACAGACCCCCTCAGACGACACACATTGTTTTTGTGGTGCATGGAATTGGACAGAAAATGGACCAGGGACGCATTATTAAAAATACTGGAAT GTTGAGGGAGGGTGTgagaaagatggaggagaagCACTTTTCAGAGCACAATGATGAACATGTGGAATTTCTTCCTGTCGAGTGGCGTTCCAAACTCACATTGGATGGAG ATACAGTCGACTCGATCACACCAGACAAAGTGAGAGGACTGAGAGACCTTCTTAACAGCAGTGCCATGGACATCATGTACTATAACAGCCCTCTTTACCGAGATGAA ATTACCAAAGGTCTCACACAGGAGCTGAACAAACTGTACTCACTCTTCTGTTCACGGAACCCTGAGTTTGAGGAAAAGGGCGGCAAAGTGTCCATCGTGTCTCACTCCCTCGGCTGTGTCATCACCTATGACATCGTAACAGGATGGGACCCCGTACGCTTTTGTATGCAGGAGCATTGTGCTGTGGAAGAAGAATTGGACTTGCGTTGGATGTCTTATGAGGAGAGGCAACTTTTAGAGCAGCTAAGGCTCACAAGGAATAG GATGCGAGAGCTGGAAAATCAACTTGTCACACTGGAGGCATCTAAGCCCTCAGCCCCCCCAGCACTCAAATTCAAG GTAGAGAACTTCTTCTGCATGGGTTCTCCTCTGGCAGTGTTCTTGGCCTTGAGGGGGATCCGCCCAGGTACCAGCTGCCACCAGGACCACATTTTACCCACCTCCATCTGCAAGCGGCTTTTTAACGTCTTCCATCCCACGGATCCCGTG GCTTACAGACTGGAGCCCCTCATCCTCAAACACTACAGCAACATTGCACCTGTTCAGATACACTG GTGTAGCGCCACTAACCCTACACCCTACGATGAAATCCGGCCTACTTTTCTCAACCCTGTCAAAGATCCAACATCAGACACTGAGAGCATCCCCAGCCCGAGTACTTCGCCTGTCCTACCACGCAAGGCCTATGGAGAGTCTATTACCAGTCTGGGCAAGGCCAGCATACTTG GTGCAGCAAGCATAGGAAAGGGAATAGGAGGCATCCTCTTTTCACGTTTTTCCCGCTCAAACAGCCAGCCTTCAGTGTCCTTAGGATCTGACGGAGGGGCAAATGctgaagaagaggagcagaagcGTACAGAAAGCCAGTCAGCCTATGGTCTGTCCAGCATGATTCGACCCACCTCCCCCAGTAGTGAAACATCAT TGGAGCTCGAGAGACGCATCGACTTTGAACTCCGGGAAGGTCTGGTAGAGAGTCGCTATTGGTCAGCAGTTACATCACACACAGGCTACTGGTGCTCTCACGATATAGCACTCTTCTTGTTGACCTTCATATATGAGCAGAAGTCGACATCCTCTGATCCAGTGGAGGAGACTTCAGAGCCAGACTGA